From the Bacillota bacterium genome, the window ATGTCGACCCCCATCTTGAACGCGCCGTCCTCGATCCGCTTGACTATCTCGACGCACCTGCCCGCCACTGATGGCGTGCACGCCCGCTGCGCGAGGAGGTGCTCGGCGCCGATGAGCTCGGTGGTCTCGGCCAGGATTATCGTCGCGCCGTGCTCCGACAGGGCATCGCACGCGTGGCCCAGCGCGGGGTTGGCTGAAAGGCCGGAGCAGGCGTCGGACCCGCCGCACTCGGTCCCGAGGATCAGGTCGGACACCGGGCACTCCGCCCGTCTCGCCGTCGACGCCTCGATGGCCATCTCGGCGGCAAGTCGAGCGCCCCGGGCGATGGCCTCGATCGTGCCTCCGGCCTCCTGGACCGTTATCATCTGCACGGGCTTCCCATGGTCGCGTATGGCATCGCGGACCGCTTCCGGTTCGATGACCTCGCAACCCAGGCCGACCACGATCGTTCCGTACACGTTCGGGTGGGCCCCGAGACCCACCAGGGTCCGGAATGTCTGCTCCTTGTCGGCTCCGACCTGCGCGCAACCGTGCTGGTGGCTGAACGTCACGCACCCGCGCACGAGCGAAGCGATCCCCGCCGCGGCGCGGCACGAGCACGACACCGTCGGGAGAATCAGAACGTGGTTCCTGACTCCGGCGCGGCCGTCGGGCCGCCTGTAACCCGAGAACTTCATGTGGACTCCTCCAAAATACAACCTGGTCTCAGTCTAGGGTTACGGCGCGCAGGATTCAAGCGGCTTCTCGCCGCCCGCGAGGAAATTTGCCGCGCTTCGGGGGTGCGAGTGGGAAGGAATCCCGACAGCGCGCGTAGAAAGCCATGGTATGAAGCTGGTATACCAGCATTGTACCAGAATTCACGAACGAACACGAGAAAGCGGGAGGGCGACGGAATGAGCGACGAGCGTTGGGAGATACCCCCGAAAAGCGGGCACCTGGATAGCCCTTCGGGCATTTACTTTCAGAACATGACCATGAATGAGGTCGCCGAGCGGCTGAATAGGTGCGACCTGCTCATCATCCCCATTGGGAGCACCGAGGCGCACGGTCCACACGCTTGTTATGGGGAGGACACGTTCCTCGTCACCAGGATGGCCGAAGCCGTTGCGCAGCGCACCGGGTGCACTGTGTCGCAACCCGTATGGTTCGGGACGCACCCGTACCATCACATCGGGATGCCGGGCACTGTCCCCGTCGACGAGGACACGTTCACGGCCTACCTGTCGAGCATCATCGCGG encodes:
- a CDS encoding UxaA family hydrolase — translated: MKFSGYRRPDGRAGVRNHVLILPTVSCSCRAAAGIASLVRGCVTFSHQHGCAQVGADKEQTFRTLVGLGAHPNVYGTIVVGLGCEVIEPEAVRDAIRDHGKPVQMITVQEAGGTIEAIARGARLAAEMAIEASTARRAECPVSDLILGTECGGSDACSGLSANPALGHACDALSEHGATIILAETTELIGAEHLLAQRACTPSVAGRCVEIVKRIEDGAFKMGVDMRGTQPSPGNIRGGITTIEEKSLGCIHKAGKGPVNEVIEYAGRPTRKGIVVMDTPGMDVDQLVGMVAGGAQIVVFTTGRGNPLGSPIVPVIKVASNSGTFSGMRDNMDINAGTIVEGPETVASVGDAIAREVLAVCDGKLTRSEVLGHDEFGIYRIGPTL